Below is a genomic region from Streptomyces roseoviridis.
CCCCGTACGAGCGGGCACGGCTCGCCGATCTGAAGGCCGCGTGGGAGAGGACGGACGCCGGCCTCCTCCCGTACGGAGGCCAGGGCCTCTCTTCCGGATCCTGCCGGGCCGGTCCCGACGTCCGGACTAACCCTCGTCGGTCTCCGCGCGGGCGGTGAAGCCCTGGCCGTCCGCGCCGGTGACCGTGAGGGTGCGGTGGTCGAGCCGGTAGGTGAGGGGGCCGTCGAGGACTTCGTACAGCTTGGTCTCCAGCTCCATCTGCGGGCTCGTGCAGATCATCCGGGTCGTCGTGACCGCCCCGAGGGTGATGGTCCTGTCGGTGATCTTCGCGGGGGCGGAGACCCGGTTGCAGCCGAGGCTGCCGCTGAGCCGGCCGTCCTTGCCGAAGGTCAGCTTCGCCTTGCCCTCCGAGCCGGCCGGAAGCGACGCGGACGTCTCCCCGCCGAGCAGGGCGTCCACCGTCCAGGCGGTGCCGACCAGCGGAGCGCCGGACTCGGCGACCAGTTCCAGGACCTTGCGGCCGTCGGCCGAGGCCAGGGTCAGCCCCTTCTTCTGCGCCTTGCCCTTGAGCTCGCCCGTGAACGCCTTCAGGAGCGCCCGCTCGAAGCGGTCCCGGTCGGCCGGACAGCCGATCAGCGTCACCTCGTGCGAGGAGACGGTGACGGTGTCCCCGTTCACGGCGACGGCGGCGCCGAAGTTGTTGCAGCCGGTGTTCCCCTTGGCGCGGCCGTTCTCCTCGACCTCCAGGTGCGCGCCGGGCGGGGCGACCGAGCGGGCGCCGTCGACGGTCACGGCGGCGATCGTCCAGTGGTTGCCGGCGACGGGCAGGTCGGGGGTGTCCGGGTCGCCCCCCGCCCCGGGGCCCGTGCCCGCCTCCGTACCGCAGGCGGAGAGCAGGGCGAGGGCCGAGACGGTCAGGGCTGCGGTGAGTGTGCGCGGCTTCTGCATGCCGATGGGACGGGCCGCGGGTTCGTACGGTTCCTCGGTCCGGCCCGTACGGTGCGGCCCGGCCCGTACGGTTCCTCAGCTCATCAGGGGCAGCAGCGCCGTCAGG
It encodes:
- a CDS encoding META domain-containing protein → MQKPRTLTAALTVSALALLSACGTEAGTGPGAGGDPDTPDLPVAGNHWTIAAVTVDGARSVAPPGAHLEVEENGRAKGNTGCNNFGAAVAVNGDTVTVSSHEVTLIGCPADRDRFERALLKAFTGELKGKAQKKGLTLASADGRKVLELVAESGAPLVGTAWTVDALLGGETSASLPAGSEGKAKLTFGKDGRLSGSLGCNRVSAPAKITDRTITLGAVTTTRMICTSPQMELETKLYEVLDGPLTYRLDHRTLTVTGADGQGFTARAETDEG